In Myxococcus stipitatus, the following are encoded in one genomic region:
- a CDS encoding Hsp70 family protein: MLGIDLGTSHARVAVFHGGTAQLVPLPGTDETELPALVAVDGQEELLVGAAAQVEALRAPRRAAPGLMRLLGLRARSPRLRSLIPQLPFPIAADPSGDAAVELGGRLVAPTLFTALLLRELKHAAATFVGRKPTRAVICAPAHFTDRQRAALRDAATMAGLDAQRILTAPAAAALAHGHGRGMARKRVLVVDLGGGGLGVCVVQVTGDDLEVITTGGDPMVGGLDFDTRIAEALASDLAEQGIPRPTHLLDWGPLRTAAESAKVTLSERQHADITLSSGTVPPLSRERLEALTADLAQRVTSVVREVLDSNALSPQGLDAVLLVGGQGRTPLVRRRLEESLGVPVRDDVDARGAAALGAALLGHGLLLAESGKPAASVSEVLTAPIGVAERGGTLRRVLERTTRLPAGKTLVLPATPGPLELALFQGTSPLAAENEYLGRLSLNVERPGEVELHFALSADGTLSLEATLPGSRRQPVSLSLEDLDDAAREALVARSPLQGEPEARPSGLLSGLKKLFGRR, translated from the coding sequence GTGTTGGGCATCGACCTGGGCACCTCACACGCCCGCGTCGCCGTCTTCCACGGCGGCACGGCCCAGCTCGTCCCCCTCCCCGGCACGGACGAAACAGAGCTCCCGGCGCTCGTCGCGGTCGACGGTCAGGAGGAACTGCTCGTCGGCGCGGCCGCCCAGGTCGAAGCCCTACGCGCCCCTCGTCGCGCGGCCCCGGGCCTCATGCGTCTGCTCGGCCTCCGCGCGCGCTCCCCGCGCCTGCGCAGCCTCATCCCTCAACTCCCCTTCCCCATCGCCGCCGACCCGAGCGGCGATGCCGCCGTGGAGCTCGGTGGCCGGCTCGTCGCCCCCACCCTCTTCACCGCCCTCCTCCTGCGCGAGCTGAAGCACGCCGCCGCGACCTTCGTCGGCCGCAAGCCCACCCGCGCCGTCATCTGCGCCCCCGCCCACTTCACCGACCGGCAACGCGCCGCCCTGCGTGACGCGGCCACCATGGCCGGACTCGATGCCCAACGCATCCTCACCGCCCCCGCGGCCGCCGCCCTCGCGCATGGACACGGACGCGGCATGGCCCGCAAGCGCGTGCTCGTCGTAGACCTCGGTGGCGGCGGACTCGGCGTGTGCGTCGTGCAAGTCACGGGCGACGACCTCGAGGTCATCACCACCGGCGGAGACCCGATGGTCGGCGGCCTCGACTTCGACACCCGCATCGCCGAGGCACTCGCCAGCGACCTCGCGGAACAAGGCATCCCCCGCCCCACCCACCTCCTCGACTGGGGCCCCCTGCGCACCGCCGCTGAGTCCGCCAAAGTCACCCTCTCCGAACGCCAGCACGCCGACATCACCCTGTCCTCGGGTACCGTCCCCCCCTTGAGCCGTGAGCGGCTCGAAGCCCTCACCGCGGACCTCGCCCAACGAGTGACGTCCGTCGTGCGCGAGGTCCTCGACTCCAACGCACTCTCTCCACAGGGCCTCGACGCCGTACTCCTCGTGGGCGGCCAGGGACGAACCCCGCTCGTCCGCCGCCGCCTGGAAGAGAGCCTGGGCGTCCCCGTCCGCGACGATGTCGACGCCCGAGGCGCCGCCGCCCTGGGCGCGGCCCTGCTCGGCCACGGCCTCCTCCTGGCCGAGAGCGGCAAGCCCGCGGCCTCCGTCTCCGAAGTGCTCACCGCCCCCATCGGCGTCGCCGAACGCGGAGGCACCCTGCGCCGAGTCCTCGAGCGCACCACCCGCCTCCCCGCGGGAAAGACGCTCGTCCTCCCCGCCACCCCGGGCCCGCTCGAGCTCGCCCTCTTCCAAGGGACCTCACCCCTCGCCGCGGAGAACGAATACCTGGGCCGCCTCTCGCTCAACGTCGAGCGCCCGGGCGAAGTCGAGCTGCACTTCGCGCTCTCCGCCGACGGCACCCTCTCCCTGGAAGCCACCTTGCCCGGCTCCCGCCGTCAGCCTGTCTCCCTCTCCCTCGAGGACCTGGACGACGCGGCACGCGAGGCGCTCGTCGCCCGCTCGCCCCTCCAAGGTGAACCCGAGGCTCGCCCCAGTGGACTCCTGTCCGGATTGAAGAAGCTCTTCGGCCGTCGCTGA
- the alaS gene encoding alanine--tRNA ligase, whose product MPSALTASEIREAFLKFFEERAHRRVPSSSLVPANDPTLLFTNAGMVQFKDVFTGRERRDYTRATTSQKCVRAGGKHNDLDNVGYTARHHTFFEMLGNFSFGDYFKADAIAYGWEFVTKTLGLSKDRLAITVFNGEDGIPWDEEAFELWVKQGVSRDRIYKLGKKDNFWAMGDTGPCGPCSEIHYHQGDDIPCVEEAAGKKCLGVACDCDRWLEIWNLVFMQFERKEKDAPLIPLPKPSIDTGAGLERIASVVQGKRSNYDTDLFQQIIARVVEVSGKPYSQETGASHRVIADHGRAAAFLIADGVQPSNEGRGYVLRRIMRRAIRHGTLLGMDQLFFFKVVDRVIELMGDAYPELRESRPFLLKVAEHEEESFRRTLNRGMKMIEDSVARLKQANEKLMSGADVFLLHGTYGFPWDLTQIILKEHGLDADIPGFEEELKKEAERGKGGELNKDKAIGDIYLKLLEKLGPTEFLGYEGEGHEGEGSIRALIRDGAEVVQASKGDKVELVMDRTPFYGESGGQQGDTGDIVGHGGKAVAKVQDAQRPVQGLIVHTVEIAEGTFKVGDMVQAAVNVERRKAIRANHSATHLLHKALKLVLGEHVKQAGSVVAPDLLRFDFSHFGPMTTEESEKVEDLVNGWIRDNAAAQTRVMALEDAKKSGAVAMFGEKYGETVRVVTVHPESTELCGGTHVRRSGDIGLFKITSESGVASGVRRIIALTGVGALQFVREQEHELRKVAELLKTSTKDVVKRVEATQKRVKELERKVEEVSVKAQTAGSKDLLEQARDINGMKVLATRVDPADDKVFRGMADQLRDRIHSGVVAIGGEKDGRAIILVALTKDVVAKGISAGDLVREMAKEVGGKGGGKADMAQAGGPDASKLPAALDKLYELVKGAGAA is encoded by the coding sequence ATGCCTTCCGCCCTCACCGCCTCCGAGATTCGCGAGGCGTTCCTCAAGTTCTTCGAGGAGCGTGCGCACCGCCGCGTCCCCTCCTCCTCGCTGGTGCCCGCCAACGACCCGACCCTGCTGTTCACCAACGCGGGCATGGTGCAGTTCAAGGACGTCTTCACCGGCCGGGAGCGGCGCGACTACACCCGCGCCACCACCTCGCAGAAGTGCGTGCGCGCCGGTGGCAAGCACAACGACCTCGACAACGTGGGCTACACGGCGCGCCACCACACGTTCTTCGAGATGCTCGGCAACTTCTCCTTCGGCGACTACTTCAAGGCGGACGCGATTGCGTACGGCTGGGAGTTCGTGACGAAGACGCTGGGTCTGTCCAAGGACCGGCTGGCCATCACCGTGTTCAACGGCGAGGACGGCATCCCCTGGGACGAAGAGGCGTTCGAGCTGTGGGTGAAGCAGGGCGTGTCCCGCGACCGCATCTACAAGCTCGGCAAGAAGGACAACTTCTGGGCCATGGGCGACACCGGCCCGTGCGGCCCCTGCTCCGAAATCCACTATCACCAGGGCGACGACATCCCCTGTGTCGAGGAGGCCGCGGGCAAGAAGTGTCTGGGCGTCGCGTGTGACTGCGACCGGTGGCTGGAAATCTGGAACCTCGTGTTCATGCAGTTCGAGCGCAAGGAGAAGGACGCGCCGCTGATTCCGCTGCCCAAGCCGTCCATCGACACGGGCGCGGGCCTGGAGCGCATCGCCTCCGTCGTGCAGGGCAAGCGCTCCAACTACGACACGGACCTGTTCCAGCAGATCATCGCCCGCGTGGTGGAGGTCTCCGGCAAGCCGTACTCGCAGGAGACGGGCGCTTCCCACCGCGTCATCGCGGACCACGGCCGCGCGGCGGCGTTCCTCATCGCCGATGGCGTGCAGCCCTCCAACGAGGGCCGCGGCTACGTCCTGCGCCGCATCATGCGCCGCGCGATTCGCCACGGCACGCTGCTGGGGATGGACCAGCTCTTCTTCTTCAAGGTCGTGGACCGGGTCATCGAGCTGATGGGTGACGCGTACCCCGAGCTGCGTGAGAGCCGTCCGTTCCTCCTCAAGGTGGCGGAGCACGAGGAGGAGAGCTTCCGGCGCACGCTCAACCGCGGCATGAAGATGATTGAGGACAGCGTCGCGCGGCTGAAGCAGGCCAACGAGAAGCTCATGTCCGGCGCGGACGTGTTCCTGCTCCACGGCACCTACGGCTTCCCCTGGGATTTGACGCAGATCATCCTGAAGGAGCACGGGCTCGACGCGGACATCCCCGGCTTCGAGGAGGAGCTGAAGAAGGAGGCCGAGCGCGGCAAGGGCGGCGAGCTCAACAAGGACAAGGCCATCGGGGACATCTACCTCAAGCTCCTGGAGAAGCTCGGGCCCACCGAGTTCCTCGGCTACGAGGGTGAAGGCCACGAGGGCGAGGGCAGCATCCGCGCGCTGATTCGCGACGGCGCGGAGGTGGTCCAGGCGTCCAAGGGCGACAAGGTGGAGCTGGTGATGGACCGGACGCCGTTCTACGGCGAGTCCGGCGGTCAGCAGGGCGACACGGGCGACATCGTGGGCCACGGCGGCAAGGCGGTGGCGAAGGTCCAGGACGCGCAGCGGCCGGTGCAGGGGCTCATCGTCCACACGGTGGAGATCGCCGAGGGCACGTTCAAGGTCGGCGACATGGTGCAGGCGGCGGTGAACGTGGAGCGCCGCAAGGCCATCCGCGCGAACCACTCGGCGACGCACCTGTTGCACAAGGCGCTCAAGCTGGTGCTGGGCGAGCACGTGAAGCAGGCGGGCTCCGTGGTGGCGCCGGACCTCCTGCGCTTCGACTTCTCGCACTTCGGGCCGATGACGACCGAGGAGTCCGAGAAGGTCGAGGACCTGGTCAACGGCTGGATTCGCGACAACGCGGCGGCGCAGACGCGCGTCATGGCGTTGGAGGACGCGAAGAAGTCCGGCGCGGTGGCGATGTTCGGTGAGAAGTACGGCGAGACGGTGCGCGTCGTCACCGTGCATCCGGAGTCCACCGAGCTGTGCGGCGGCACACACGTGCGGCGCAGCGGCGACATCGGCCTGTTCAAGATCACGAGCGAGAGCGGCGTGGCGTCCGGCGTGCGCCGCATCATCGCGCTCACGGGCGTGGGCGCGCTCCAGTTCGTGCGTGAGCAGGAGCACGAGCTGCGCAAGGTGGCCGAGCTCCTGAAGACGTCCACCAAGGACGTGGTCAAGCGCGTAGAGGCGACGCAGAAGCGCGTGAAGGAGCTCGAGCGCAAGGTCGAGGAGGTCTCCGTCAAGGCGCAGACGGCGGGCAGCAAGGACTTGCTGGAGCAGGCGCGCGACATCAACGGCATGAAGGTGCTGGCGACGCGCGTGGACCCGGCGGACGACAAGGTGTTCCGCGGCATGGCGGACCAGCTCCGGGACCGCATCCACTCGGGCGTGGTGGCCATTGGCGGCGAGAAGGACGGCCGCGCCATCATCCTCGTGGCGCTGACGAAGGACGTGGTGGCCAAGGGCATCAGCGCCGGTGACCTGGTGCGGGAGATGGCCAAGGAAGTCGGCGGCAAGGGCGGTGGCAAGGCGGACATGGCGCAGGCCGGTGGGCCGGACGCGTCGAAGCTGCCCGCGGCGCTCGACAAGCTGTACGAGCTGGTGAAGGGAGCCGGCGCCGCGTGA
- a CDS encoding DapH/DapD/GlmU-related protein produces the protein MGPTALTFYRAARRLRRLGVPLLPAWVSAVGDRLLHSHVDIDARLHATVDLGYGGVGVVVAPGVEVGEGSFLSQNVSVEPRLGEAEAPRIGRNVYVGVGAQIIGPVTVGDDAVIGAGARVTSDIPPRAVVVGDPARVVKYKPSRQH, from the coding sequence ATGGGGCCGACGGCGCTGACCTTCTACCGGGCCGCGAGGCGGCTGCGGCGCCTGGGTGTGCCCCTGCTGCCCGCCTGGGTGTCCGCCGTGGGGGACCGCCTGCTGCACAGCCATGTCGACATCGACGCGCGGCTCCATGCCACCGTGGACCTGGGTTACGGCGGCGTGGGAGTCGTCGTGGCGCCCGGCGTCGAGGTGGGCGAGGGCAGCTTCCTCTCGCAGAACGTGAGCGTGGAGCCCCGGCTGGGCGAGGCCGAAGCCCCTCGCATCGGCCGCAACGTCTACGTGGGCGTCGGGGCTCAAATCATCGGCCCGGTGACGGTCGGAGACGACGCGGTGATTGGCGCTGGCGCGAGGGTGACCTCGGACATCCCTCCCCGAGCGGTGGTGGTGGGAGACCCCGCCCGGGTGGTCAAGTACAAGCCGTCCAGACAGCACTGA
- a CDS encoding HEAT repeat domain-containing protein, whose amino-acid sequence MRLPPHLLLLLLLLFTPCVSLAQGDTRIAFLGRQLQQGKDPRSRSQAALVLGATEDPEAVSPLCGGLKDPSELVRAAVAKALAKLQESSALPCLEAHKTEPDAAVKTAVQEAVSALKAYQARPPRFYIVVDGMKDLTRTLPPDLVKATEARLRSRLVRRGAMLAPAKESKAAAKGALKKLGVSGYRITPEVHALEGGGLRVAIVCMTYPDQSLLGQVDVKAGGAQPADLLKALVPRAVEEAAETFEWSNET is encoded by the coding sequence ATGCGGCTGCCCCCTCATCTCCTGCTCCTCCTGCTGTTGCTGTTCACGCCCTGCGTGTCCCTGGCCCAGGGGGATACCCGGATTGCGTTCCTGGGACGCCAGCTCCAGCAGGGCAAGGACCCTCGCTCGCGCTCCCAGGCGGCGCTCGTGCTGGGGGCCACGGAGGACCCGGAGGCGGTGTCCCCCCTGTGCGGCGGCTTGAAGGACCCCAGCGAACTGGTGCGGGCGGCCGTCGCCAAGGCGCTGGCGAAGCTCCAGGAGTCCTCCGCGTTGCCGTGTCTGGAGGCGCACAAGACGGAGCCGGACGCGGCGGTGAAGACAGCCGTGCAGGAGGCGGTGAGCGCGCTGAAGGCGTACCAGGCGAGGCCGCCGCGCTTCTACATCGTGGTGGATGGGATGAAGGACCTCACGCGCACGCTGCCGCCGGATCTGGTGAAGGCGACCGAGGCCCGGTTGCGCTCGAGGCTGGTGCGGCGGGGCGCGATGCTGGCGCCGGCCAAGGAGTCCAAGGCCGCGGCGAAGGGGGCGCTGAAGAAGTTGGGAGTGAGTGGCTATCGAATCACCCCGGAAGTGCATGCCTTGGAGGGAGGCGGGTTGAGGGTGGCCATCGTTTGCATGACCTACCCGGACCAGTCGCTGCTAGGGCAGGTGGACGTGAAGGCCGGGGGCGCGCAACCCGCGGACCTCCTCAAGGCGCTGGTGCCCCGAGCGGTGGAGGAAGCCGCGGAAACCTTCGAGTGGAGCAACGAGACATGA
- a CDS encoding signal protein, with the protein MTTSTARATAPRRRWRNFLLDTSFQLKLTAYMVGVTLVLSALLGVFLVRSARTLMRETATAVEARSRAAEVSRELSSATLSNELLARMDDPAFEAAFREKASGIDAAYEAERAEIVAQRAELEWRQRVTWWVLGAFLVGFLVVVALGTIVVTHRLAGPLLRIRRMVSDVSAGKLQPPPYGLREGDELRELFDATRSMMQKLKDQGEADVRSLAQALEAAERSGLSGEPLAELRALESRFRARLEG; encoded by the coding sequence ATGACGACGAGCACGGCGCGGGCAACGGCCCCGAGGCGGCGCTGGCGCAACTTCCTGCTGGATACGAGCTTCCAGCTCAAGTTGACCGCGTACATGGTGGGGGTGACGTTGGTGCTGTCGGCCCTGCTGGGGGTGTTCCTGGTGCGGTCGGCCCGGACGTTGATGCGCGAGACGGCGACCGCGGTGGAGGCCCGCTCGCGCGCGGCCGAGGTGAGCCGGGAGCTGTCCAGCGCCACGCTCTCCAACGAGCTGTTGGCGCGAATGGATGACCCGGCCTTCGAGGCCGCCTTCCGGGAGAAGGCGAGCGGCATCGACGCGGCCTATGAAGCGGAGCGCGCGGAGATTGTCGCGCAGCGCGCGGAGCTGGAGTGGCGTCAGCGCGTGACGTGGTGGGTGCTGGGGGCCTTCCTGGTGGGCTTCCTCGTCGTGGTGGCGCTGGGCACCATCGTGGTGACACACCGGCTGGCGGGCCCCCTGCTGCGCATCCGCCGCATGGTGAGCGATGTGTCGGCGGGCAAGCTGCAACCGCCTCCGTACGGACTGCGCGAAGGCGACGAGCTGCGGGAGTTGTTCGACGCGACGCGGAGCATGATGCAGAAGCTCAAGGACCAGGGCGAGGCGGACGTGCGGAGTCTGGCTCAGGCGCTCGAAGCGGCGGAGCGTTCGGGGCTCTCGGGCGAGCCCCTCGCCGAGCTGCGCGCGCTGGAGTCCCGGTTCCGCGCGCGCTTGGAGGGCTGA
- a CDS encoding helicase C-terminal domain-containing protein: MGGAAELFTRHVFLDLETTGLDPRADEIIELGCLFFENGREVDRFARLYSASRPLPLTIRRLTGLTDADLEGKPRFGSDMEELRQRLTGWTVVAHNAPFEKGFLPDLLGPIRAPVLDSCELMHYLHPELPSHSLESLLRWAGLGIRQPHRALSDCEAVYAVLVQTMERCVRDGRGEDISDLLATLDPRAARRLGPAEGESGAFDYEEWPLLDLLSRLAEACRAAPAPLVLETQGFLRGKPERRRAAGVPALVEPEADAPVLPVRADEVTAVLGAGGALERREEGFKSRPAQLDMAHAVARALSDGEQVAVEAGTGTGKSLAYLTPAALFAARNGRKVGVAPHTKTLQDQLLEKDLPRLHRAMGGSFGYALLKGQSNYLCRRRALEATRVEPGMGHSARAPRAYLRAYMRRSMDGDLDRLSHWFRERFPVLMGLVPAVRSEAATTLGEKCPHHHRCFYHSAVAQAREADVLVINQSLAFAWPARYPKMEHLILDEAHEVEDVATTALTVELSDLAFHRLTERLHGRDGRHGLFAELRRALFSSRREESRVLMGQVEDSLRRLMDEARDLGTRVTELCEPSATTAGEDPDEGAYAPELRVTEAVRALPTWEPVREGLELVRGALQALHTLLAVRVLEALPELAARMPALERELSGATTELGELATLAQELSGDAAPGRCYSATAEPRRQRWSVGAQPVDVSFHVSRDFAASKRALVLTSATLGPSSGSGTPFVLKRLGLDGRGDSPAPRLLRAPSPFKLHEQALVVLVTDAPRAHEEPFVEWAATRISGLAQTMGGRVLGLFASTRRMDRVGAEARARLEPLGIEVLRQSRGHSRSLAARQERDTGTVLLGTKSFWQGVDIPGRGVGCVFIDKLPLEPALRPLVAAREEPLARSGGEYQGFLQYRLPRALLLLRQGVGRLIRATTDRGVVIIADPGHPSYRAHLLEALDGYHVEALPWAQARLRIHAVLKQTGLTADLLSTQ; the protein is encoded by the coding sequence ATGGGCGGCGCGGCGGAGCTCTTCACGCGGCATGTCTTCCTGGACCTCGAGACGACGGGGTTGGATCCACGTGCCGACGAAATCATCGAGCTGGGATGTCTGTTCTTCGAGAACGGGCGCGAGGTGGACCGCTTTGCGCGGCTGTACTCGGCATCCCGGCCCTTGCCGCTCACGATTCGGCGGCTGACGGGCCTGACGGACGCGGACCTCGAGGGCAAGCCGCGCTTCGGCTCCGACATGGAGGAGCTGCGGCAGCGGCTCACCGGATGGACGGTGGTGGCGCACAACGCCCCGTTCGAGAAGGGCTTCCTTCCTGACTTGTTGGGGCCCATCCGCGCGCCGGTGCTCGATTCGTGCGAGCTGATGCACTACCTGCACCCGGAGCTGCCCAGCCACTCGCTGGAGTCGCTCCTGCGCTGGGCGGGGCTGGGCATCCGCCAACCCCACCGCGCGCTGTCGGACTGCGAGGCGGTGTACGCCGTGCTCGTGCAGACGATGGAGCGCTGCGTGCGCGACGGGCGCGGCGAGGACATCTCGGACCTGCTGGCCACGTTGGACCCTCGCGCGGCGCGGCGGCTGGGGCCCGCGGAGGGTGAGAGCGGCGCCTTCGACTACGAGGAGTGGCCTCTCCTGGACCTGCTGTCGCGGCTGGCCGAGGCCTGTCGCGCCGCCCCCGCGCCCCTGGTCCTGGAGACCCAAGGGTTCTTGCGCGGGAAACCGGAGCGGAGGCGGGCAGCGGGTGTCCCGGCCCTCGTCGAGCCCGAGGCGGATGCGCCCGTGCTGCCCGTTCGCGCCGATGAGGTGACGGCGGTGCTGGGTGCGGGCGGCGCGTTGGAGCGGCGGGAGGAAGGCTTCAAGAGCCGGCCCGCGCAGCTCGACATGGCTCACGCGGTGGCGCGCGCGTTGTCGGATGGGGAGCAGGTGGCGGTGGAGGCGGGCACCGGCACGGGCAAGTCGCTCGCGTACCTGACGCCCGCCGCGCTCTTCGCCGCGCGCAACGGGCGCAAGGTGGGCGTGGCGCCCCACACGAAGACACTGCAGGACCAGTTGCTGGAGAAGGACCTGCCCCGCCTGCACCGGGCGATGGGCGGTTCTTTCGGCTACGCGCTGCTCAAGGGGCAGTCGAACTACCTGTGCCGGCGCCGGGCGCTCGAGGCGACGCGGGTGGAGCCGGGCATGGGGCACTCGGCGCGCGCGCCCCGTGCGTACCTGCGGGCGTACATGCGCCGCAGCATGGATGGTGACCTGGACCGGCTGAGCCATTGGTTCCGGGAGCGCTTCCCGGTGCTGATGGGGCTGGTGCCCGCGGTGCGCTCCGAGGCCGCGACGACGCTGGGCGAGAAGTGCCCGCATCATCACCGGTGCTTCTACCACTCGGCGGTGGCGCAGGCCCGTGAGGCGGATGTGCTGGTCATCAACCAGTCGCTCGCCTTCGCGTGGCCCGCGCGCTACCCGAAGATGGAGCACCTGATTCTCGACGAGGCGCACGAAGTCGAGGACGTGGCCACCACCGCGCTCACCGTGGAGCTGTCGGACCTGGCCTTCCATCGGCTCACCGAGCGGCTGCATGGGCGCGATGGACGCCACGGACTCTTCGCCGAGCTGCGCCGCGCGCTGTTCTCCTCGCGGCGTGAAGAGTCCCGCGTGTTGATGGGCCAGGTGGAGGACTCGCTGCGCCGGTTGATGGACGAGGCGCGGGACCTGGGCACGCGGGTGACGGAGCTCTGCGAGCCCTCGGCCACGACCGCGGGCGAGGACCCGGATGAAGGAGCGTATGCGCCAGAGCTCCGGGTGACGGAGGCCGTGCGCGCGCTTCCCACGTGGGAGCCCGTGCGCGAGGGACTCGAGCTGGTGCGCGGTGCGCTCCAGGCGCTTCACACCCTGCTCGCGGTGCGGGTGCTGGAGGCATTGCCCGAGCTTGCGGCGCGGATGCCCGCGTTGGAGCGCGAGCTGTCGGGCGCAACCACCGAGCTGGGTGAGCTGGCGACGCTGGCCCAGGAGCTCTCGGGCGACGCGGCGCCGGGGCGGTGCTACTCGGCCACGGCGGAGCCTCGGCGTCAGCGATGGAGCGTGGGCGCGCAGCCCGTGGACGTGTCGTTCCATGTGTCGCGCGACTTCGCGGCGAGCAAGCGCGCGCTGGTGCTGACATCCGCGACGCTCGGCCCCAGCAGCGGGAGCGGGACTCCGTTCGTGCTGAAGCGGCTGGGACTCGACGGACGTGGTGATTCGCCCGCGCCCAGGCTGTTGCGTGCGCCCTCGCCTTTCAAGCTTCACGAGCAGGCGCTGGTGGTGCTCGTCACGGACGCGCCGCGTGCCCATGAAGAGCCCTTCGTGGAGTGGGCCGCGACGCGGATATCAGGCCTCGCGCAGACGATGGGTGGGCGGGTCCTGGGCTTGTTCGCCTCGACGCGCCGGATGGACCGCGTGGGAGCGGAGGCTCGGGCTCGGCTGGAGCCGCTTGGAATCGAGGTGCTCCGGCAGTCGCGAGGGCACAGCCGCTCCCTGGCGGCCCGGCAGGAGCGCGACACGGGCACGGTGCTGCTGGGGACCAAGAGCTTCTGGCAGGGCGTGGATATCCCAGGCCGAGGCGTGGGCTGTGTCTTCATCGACAAGCTCCCGCTGGAGCCCGCGCTCCGCCCGCTGGTGGCGGCTCGCGAGGAGCCCCTCGCCCGCTCTGGCGGCGAGTATCAGGGCTTCCTCCAGTACCGGCTGCCGAGGGCGCTGTTGCTCCTGCGCCAGGGCGTGGGCCGGCTCATCCGCGCCACCACCGACCGCGGTGTCGTCATCATCGCGGACCCGGGCCACCCCAGCTATCGCGCGCATCTGCTCGAGGCGCTCGACGGCTACCACGTGGAGGCGCTGCCGTGGGCTCAAGCCCGGCTGCGCATCCATGCGGTCCTCAAGCAGACGGGACTCACCGCGGACCTGCTCTCGACGCAGTGA
- a CDS encoding cupredoxin domain-containing protein, with product MRPFISRIIKPWLALAATAAMVAATQQGCSKPKDTASAEAAPTVPEKRENGVRVVELTVTEKGFEPSPVPLKKGEPVKLVVTRKTDLTCATEVVMDGYDINTPLPLNEAVSISFTPKESGKLVYGCAMGKMISGVFMVD from the coding sequence ATGCGCCCCTTCATCTCCCGCATCATCAAGCCCTGGCTCGCGTTGGCGGCGACGGCCGCCATGGTGGCCGCCACGCAGCAGGGCTGCAGCAAGCCCAAGGACACGGCCTCCGCGGAAGCCGCGCCCACCGTCCCCGAGAAGCGGGAGAACGGCGTGCGCGTGGTGGAGCTGACCGTGACGGAGAAGGGCTTCGAGCCCAGCCCCGTGCCGCTCAAGAAGGGCGAGCCGGTGAAGCTGGTGGTGACGCGCAAGACGGACCTGACGTGCGCGACGGAGGTGGTGATGGATGGCTACGACATCAACACCCCGCTGCCGCTCAACGAGGCCGTGAGCATCAGCTTCACGCCGAAGGAGTCCGGAAAACTCGTCTACGGCTGCGCCATGGGGAAGATGATTTCCGGCGTTTTCATGGTGGACTGA
- a CDS encoding diguanylate cyclase: protein MAEGDRKRTQEVAHRPGSGGELSGRTVLIVDDDPAHVAHVREGLAPRGYLFREAHDGPQALSAIRESRPDLILMDVEMPGLGGVEVCRIIKANSGEDGFGFIPVILMTARQAAGKVEGLELGADDYLVKPFDMLELSARVKSMLRLKVLQDTLVEKNRELDKANKELARRREELLALSRTDALTGLFNRRCFEERLNEEFARSRRYQSPLSLVMLDIDHFKRINDTFGHPFGDQVLKAVAQTARARLREVDVLARYGGEEFIALLPETGPADALRVCERVREAIAALGVEHVSVEGRRQEVRLTASLGVATVPAADLNSAEALLRAADAGLYAAKGAGRNRVRQHVP, encoded by the coding sequence ATGGCGGAGGGAGACAGGAAGAGGACGCAGGAGGTAGCCCACCGGCCGGGGTCCGGAGGTGAGCTCAGCGGCCGGACGGTGCTCATCGTCGACGACGACCCGGCGCATGTGGCGCACGTGCGGGAGGGGCTCGCGCCGCGAGGGTATCTCTTCAGGGAGGCCCATGACGGGCCCCAGGCCCTGTCGGCCATCCGTGAGTCCCGCCCCGACCTCATCCTGATGGATGTGGAGATGCCCGGGCTGGGCGGCGTGGAGGTGTGCCGCATCATCAAGGCGAACTCGGGCGAGGACGGCTTCGGCTTCATCCCGGTGATTCTCATGACGGCGCGTCAGGCGGCCGGCAAGGTGGAGGGGCTGGAGCTGGGGGCGGACGACTACCTGGTGAAGCCCTTCGACATGCTGGAGCTGTCGGCGCGGGTGAAGTCGATGCTGCGGCTCAAGGTGCTGCAGGACACGCTGGTGGAGAAGAACCGGGAGCTGGACAAGGCCAACAAGGAGCTGGCGCGGCGCCGCGAGGAGCTGCTCGCGCTCAGCCGCACGGACGCGCTGACGGGTCTGTTCAACCGCCGATGCTTCGAGGAGCGGCTCAACGAGGAGTTCGCCCGCTCCCGGCGCTACCAGTCGCCCCTGTCGCTGGTGATGCTGGACATCGACCACTTCAAGCGCATCAACGACACCTTCGGCCACCCCTTCGGGGACCAGGTGCTCAAGGCGGTGGCGCAGACGGCGCGCGCGCGGCTGCGCGAGGTGGACGTGCTGGCCCGCTACGGCGGGGAGGAGTTCATCGCCCTCTTGCCCGAGACGGGTCCGGCGGACGCGCTCCGGGTGTGTGAGCGCGTGCGAGAGGCCATCGCGGCGCTGGGAGTGGAGCACGTGAGCGTGGAGGGGCGGCGGCAGGAGGTGAGGCTGACCGCGTCACTGGGCGTGGCGACGGTGCCGGCGGCGGACCTGAACAGCGCGGAGGCGCTCCTGCGCGCGGCGGATGCAGGGCTCTATGCGGCCAAGGGGGCGGGCCGGAACCGTGTCCGGCAACACGTTCCGTGA